A stretch of Cydia splendana chromosome 7, ilCydSple1.2, whole genome shotgun sequence DNA encodes these proteins:
- the LOC134792494 gene encoding uncharacterized protein LOC134792494, translating to MSKIAAKIAFYNFEWRYVTLVMFNSINLIGIATFLSLYKQSVVVKMGKFIPYHRAVIPQFVLLGETSSELAGMLRWLAQNQYDTTGNFVILCYSTEHNTCNEKEIFETVSSVFIVNVLLIKGSLGDEEPTVLSYFLVLPEKCMNSEPVKLNISSNCPNDTCFKSVFPEKFSNMYQCPFIVSTFEQHPFMYLSNDSAPEGKDGDLLTLVVDILNASLVIKTPKEGSDWGKLVNNNWTGSLGDVFNGLAHASMCSAPLSPTKYANFQISFTYSSMDIVWATSLPALKPAWEKLLYPFEMTVRVIIFFLFIGIILSNTFTKTRVWRKAIRALRISPPKSNLLFYSWIVFMGLPIVRMPSKPSLLMVIGLWIWASCIIRTVYQAELVNIMKQRIYEKPFETYQDALATKRPFGGLSIYKEYYSDDEYVYENYIDKSLSEARQTVDRISNGSLDFMIAMKKESIYFRLMEFKGTRQLQIIPKKIANSPTVMFFKKFSFLATPVSRILSVSLEGGFSQKMYSRFFERAIHFLHHSRDQGPIALRLEHFMGSFIILLGGWILSAIFFAVEVICGKIALANVYS from the coding sequence ATGAGCAAGATAGCTGCAAAAATCgcattttacaattttgaatgGCGATACGTTACTTTGGTGATGTTTAACAGTATTAATTTAATCGGTATTGCGACATTCTTGAGCCTTTACAAGCAGTCAGTTGTGGTGAAAATGGGAAAATTTATACCTTACCACCGAGCTGTGATACCACAGTTCGTGTTGCTCGGTGAGACATCTTCCGAATTAGCGGGTATGCTTCGGTGGCTAGCCCAGAACCAGTATGATACAACGGGAAACTTTGTCATCCTGTGTTATTCAACTGAACATAACACATGCAATGAGAAAGAAATCTTTGAAACGGTATCGAGTGTGTTcattgtaaatgttttattaataaaggGTTCTCTTGGCGACGAAGAGCCCACCGTATTGTCCTACTTTTTGGTTTTACCAGAGAAATGCATGAATAGCGAACCTGTTAAACTAAACATTAGTTCGAACTGCCCAAATGATACTTGTTTCAAATCTGTATTCCCAGAAAAGTTTTCGAATATGTATCAGTGTCCTTTTATTGTTTCTACATTCGAGCAACACCCGTTCATGTATTTGAGCAATGATAGCGCGCCAGAAGGTAAAGACGGTGATCTTTTGACTTTAGTGGTGGACATTTTGAACGCTTCACTTGTCATAAAAACGCCGAAGGAAGGCAGTGACTGGGGCAAATTAGTGAATAACAACTGGACGGGATCTCTGGGCGACGTGTTCAACGGCCTAGCTCACGCTTCGATGTGCTCTGCTCCGCTGTCTCCAACTAAATACGCAAATTTTCAAATTTCTTTTACATACAGTTCTATGGATATAGTGTGGGCTACGAGCCTGCCCGCCCTCAAGCCGGCTTGGGAAAAACTTTTATATCCTTTTGAAATGACCGTAAGGGTCATTATTTTCTTCCTGTTTATTGGGATAATTTTGTCGAATACTTTTACTAAGACGCGTGTTTGGAGAAAAGCTATACGTGCACTTAGAATTAGCCCGCCGAAGTCGAACCTACTGTTTTATTCTTGGATTGTTTTTATGGGTCTGCCTATTGTTAGAATGCCTTCAAAGCCGTCTCTTCTAATGGTGATCGGACTCTGGATTTGGGCTAGCTGTATTATCAGAACGGTGTACCAGGCGGAGCTGGTAAACATTATGAAACAGCGTATATATGAAAAGCCATTTGAGACATATCAAGATGCTTTGGCAACCAAAAGACCTTTTGGAGGTCTTTCCATTTATAAGGAATACTATTCCGACGATGAATACGTTTATGAAAATTATATTGACAAAAGCTTATCGGAAGCACGCCAAACTGTAGACAGGATATCAAATGGATCGTTGGATTTCATGATCGCTATGAAAAAAGAGTCAATCTATTTCAGATTAATGGAATTTAAAGGTACAAGGCAATTACAAATAATCCCGAAAAAGATCGCAAACAGTCCAACCGTTATGTTTTTCAAGAAGTTTTCCTTCTTAGCTACTCCTGTGAGTCGTATCTTGAGTGTTTCTTTGGAAGGAGGTTTCAGCCAAAAGATGTATTCACGTTTCTTCGAGAGGGCGATTCATTTTCTTCACCACTCGAGGGACCAAGGCCCAATTGCGCTACGACTTGAACATTTCATGGGTAGTTTCATAATCTTGCTTGGCGGTTGGATTCTTTCTGCTATTTTCTTCGCTGTTGAAGTAATATGTGGCAAAATAGCTCTAGCTAATGTTTATTCTTAA
- the LOC134792495 gene encoding uncharacterized protein LOC134792495 has translation MQVPFMSLESGLSGTPEGADGDLLLLIADALNATLKVMTPYWGSGFGQLNNHGYWSGSLADVYYDLANFSMTSSCITLTRSRDFHMSTNYYSINIVWVTHPAIPLPAWQRLMRPFQIIARISLVVTFLFVILVAVFLKSKYWTKISTRIITAARPHKSFLFKAWATFMGMPMTTLPSKPACMTIFLLWVYYCFMIRTFY, from the coding sequence ATGCAGGTCCCCTTTATGTCTCTGGAGTCGGGATTGTCGGGAACCCCGGAAGGCGCAGACGGTGACCTCTTGCTACTCATCGCAGATGCTTTAAACGCAACTCTGAAGGTAATGACTCCATATTGGGGCTCCGGCTTTGGGCAGCTAAACAATCACGGTTATTGGTCAGGATCCTTGGCAGACGTTTACTATGACCTTGCAAATTTCTCTATGACATCCTCATGTATAACGCTGACCAGAAGCAGAGATTTTCATATGTCCACAAACTACTATTCGATCAATATTGTTTGGGTCACTCACCCTGCAATACCGCTGCCAGCTTGGCAAAGACTTATGCGACCATTTCAAATAATAGCTAGGATATCTTTAGTtgttacatttttattcgtcatACTGGTAGCTGTGTTCCTCAAAAGCAAATACTGGACTAAAATTTCCACAAGAATTATTACGGCTGCGCGACCTCATAAAAGCTTCTTGTTCAAAGCATGGGCAACTTTCATGGGTATGCCCATGACGACATTGCCTTCAAAACCGGCATGTATGACTATATTTTTGCTTTGGGTATATTATTGTTTTATGATACGAACGTTCTATTAG
- the LOC134792299 gene encoding uncharacterized protein LOC134792299 — protein sequence MALNNSQLFINNEFSFIRHMSKIAAKIAFYNFEWRYVTLVMFNNIKLIGLATFLSNYNQSVQLKLGQYIPQRRLTSIHQFVLFGQESSEIADMLRWLAQNQYDTTGKYVIVCYSIEDETCGDKVIFETLSSVFIVNVVLIQGSLGDKEPTISSYFLVLPEKCLNSDPVKLNISLNCADDSCFKSVYPEKFSNMYQCPFILSTFEQHPFMYLSNDSAPAGKDGDLLTLVMNILNASLVIKAPTDGSDWGEFVNNNWTGSLGDVFNGVAHAAMCSAPLSPDKYANFQISFTYSSMDIVWAAGLPAVKPTWEKLLYPLQINVRMLIFFLFIGIIFMNTFTKTRAWRKVIRALKISPPKSNLLFYSWVMFMGLP from the coding sequence ATGGCTTTGAACAATTCACAGCTCTTCATAAACAACGAATTTTCATTCATTAGACATATGAGTAAGATAGCTGcaaaaattgcattttataattttgaatggCGGTACGTTACTTTGGTTATGTTTAACAATATTAAGTTAATTGGTTTGGCAACGTTCTTAAGCAATTACAACCAGTCAGTACAGTTAAAATTGGGACAATATATACCCCAGCGTCGACTCACATCAATACATCAATTCGTGTTGTTTGGACAGGAATCTTCAGAGATAGCAGATATGCTTCGATGGCTTGCCCAGAACCAATATGATACAACAGGAAAATATGTCATTGTGTGCTATTCTATCGAAGATGAAACATGTGGTGATAAAGTAATTTTCGAAACATTATCCAGTGTTTTTATAGTTAATGTGGTATTAATTCAAGGTTCCCTCGGAGATAAAGAGCCCACAATATCTTCATATTTTCTTGTTTTGCCAGAGAAATGCCTGAATAGCGACCCTGTAAAGTTAAACATAAGTTTAAACTGCGCGGATGATTCTTGTTTTAAATCAGTATACCCAGAAAAATTTTCGAATATGTATCAGTGCCCTTTTATTCTATCAACATTTGAGCAACATCCATTTATGTATTTGAGCAATGATAGCGCTCCAGCAGGTAAAGACGGTGATCTTTTAACTTTAGTGATGAATATTTTGAACGCTTCACTTGTAATAAAAGCACCGACTGATGGCAGTGACTGGGGCGAATTCGTGAACAACAACTGGACAGGTTCTCTCGGCGACGTGTTCAACGGCGTAGCTCACGCTGCGATGTGCTCCGCCCCGCTGTCTCCtgataaatatgcaaattttCAAATTTCTTTCACGTACAGTTCCATGGACATAGTGTGGGCTGCAGGCCTACCTGCCGTGAAGCCGACCTGGGAAAAACTGTTATACCCTTTGCAAATTAACGTAAGGATGCTAATCTTTTTTCTGTTTATTGGAATAatttttatgaatacatttacAAAGACGCGTGCTTGGAGGAAAGTTATACGAGCCCTGAAAATAAGCCCGCCGAAGTCGAACTTGCTATTTTATTCTTGGGTTATGTTCATGGGgctaccgtaa